GCTGGAAGCCCTATGGCGGGAGGCGCTGTGGCTGATCAAGGACGACATCTGCACCGTCGAGACGTTGGATGACGTCATCCGCTATTCCTTCGGCCTGCGCTGGGCGCAGATGGGTCTTTTCCAGACCTATCGCATCGCCGGCGGCGAAGCGGGCATGCGGCACTTCCTGGCGCAGTTCGGTCCGGCGCTCAAATGGAACTGGACGAAGCTGATGGATGTCGTCGATCTCGACGACGCGCTGGTCGAAAAGATCGGCCAGCAGTCGGATGAGCAGGCGGATGGTCTGTCGATCCGCGAGCTGGAGCGTATTCGCGATGAAAATCTCGTCGGCATCCTGCAGACGCTGAAGGGAAGCCATGGCGGCAAGGGCTGGGGCGCTGGCAAGCTGCTCAAGGATTTCGAGCAGGACCTCTGGGCCTCCACCGGCGGCGACGAGCTCGCGGACGTCGCGCAGCCCCTGCGGCTGATCGAAACCAAAGTCAGCCCGGCATGGGTGGACTATAACGGTCATATGACCGAGCACCGCTACCTGCAGGTGTTCGGCGACACGTCGGACGCGTTGCTGCGCCTGATCGGCGTCGACTTCGCCTATGTGGAACGCGGTCACAGCTACTACACCGTGGAGACGCATATTCGTCATCTCGGCGAAGCCAAGCTCGGTCAGGCCATCCATTCGACCGCGCAGATCCTCGGCTCCGACGAGAAGCGGCTGCATGTGTTTCACACGATCTACGACACGGCAAGCGGCGAAGCGATCGCCACCGCCGAACACATGCTGCTGCATGTCGATGCCAAGGCCGGAAAAGCCGCTCCCGCGCCGGAGGAGGTGCTGGGCAAAATAAAGCCGATTGCCGCGGTCCACGCAAAACTGCCTGTGCCTGAAGGCGTCGGGCGCCATGTCGGACAAAAGCGCTAGGAGGAAGCGGTCATGAATTTCGGGCTTAGCGAAGAACAGGAAATGATCGTCAAGACGGTCAGGGACTTCGTCGAGGCGGAGATCTATCCGCATGAGAATGAGGTCGAGCGCACCGGCGCCGTGCCGCCGGAGCTTGGCCAGGAAATCCGGCGCAAATGCATCGAACTCGGCTTCTATGCCTGCAATTTTCCCGAGGAGATCGGCGGCGCCGGCCTCGACCACGCGACCTTCACGCTTGTCGAGCGTGAACTCGGCCGCGGCTCGATGGGGCTCACCGTCTTCTTCGGCCGCCCTTCCGGAATTCTGATGGCCTGCGAAGGCGAGCAACGCGAACGGTATCTCCTGCCGGCGGTACGCGGCGAAAAGATCGACGCGCTTGCCATTACCGAACCCGACGCCGGCTCCGATATGCGCGGCATGAAATGCGCGGCACGGCAGGACGGCGACGATTTCATTCTAAACGGCACCAAGCATTTCATCTCTCATGCTGACGTTGCCGATTTCGTCATCGTCTTTGCCGCTACCGGCGAAGAGGAAACGGCGAAGGGCACCAAGAAGAAGATCACGGCTTTTCTGGTCGATCGCGGCACGCCAGGGTTCGAAATCCTTAAAGGCTATGACTCGGTTTCGCATCGCGGCTATCACAACGTCATCCTGAGCTTCACGGACTGCCGTCTGCCCAAGTCGCAGGTACTCGGTGAGGTGCATCGCGGCTTCGATATTGCCAATGAGTGGCTTTACGGCACGCGCCTGACGGTCGCCGCAAGCTGTGTCGGGCGTGCTCGCCGTGTCTTCGATCTGGCGCTGCCCTATGCCGCGGAGCGCAAGCAGTTCGGCCGGCCGATCGGTGCCAATCAGGGCGTGTCCTTCAAGCTTGCCGACATGATCACGGAAATCGACGCCGCCGACCTGCTGACTCTATCCGCTGCGTGGCGTCTCGACGCCGGTCTTCCCGCCAATCGCGAAATCGCATCTGCCAAGCTCTACGCCTCGGAGATGCTTGCCCGGGTTACCGACGAAGCGATCCAGATTTTCGGCGGCATGGGATTGATGGACGATCTGCCGCTGGCGCGCTTCTGGCGCGATGCGCGCGTCGAACGCATCTGGGACGGAACCTCGGAGATCCAGCGCCACATCATCAGCCGCGATCTGCTGCGGCCATTCGGAGC
The nucleotide sequence above comes from Rhizobium sp. CB3090. Encoded proteins:
- a CDS encoding carnitine 3-dehydrogenase — its product is MTRINKAACIGGGVIGGGWIARFLLAGIDVDVFDPHPEATRIVGEVLANAEKAYAMLTGAPLPPRGKLTFRDTLEAAVGNADWIQESVPERLDLKRKVLTQIDAAAKPDALIGSSTSGLLPTDLQRDMRHPERLFVAHPYNPVYLLPLVEIVGGEKTSMEAIKAAMERLPPIGMKGVHIAKEIEAFVGDRLLEALWREALWLIKDDICTVETLDDVIRYSFGLRWAQMGLFQTYRIAGGEAGMRHFLAQFGPALKWNWTKLMDVVDLDDALVEKIGQQSDEQADGLSIRELERIRDENLVGILQTLKGSHGGKGWGAGKLLKDFEQDLWASTGGDELADVAQPLRLIETKVSPAWVDYNGHMTEHRYLQVFGDTSDALLRLIGVDFAYVERGHSYYTVETHIRHLGEAKLGQAIHSTAQILGSDEKRLHVFHTIYDTASGEAIATAEHMLLHVDAKAGKAAPAPEEVLGKIKPIAAVHAKLPVPEGVGRHVGQKR
- a CDS encoding acyl-CoA dehydrogenase family protein — protein: MNFGLSEEQEMIVKTVRDFVEAEIYPHENEVERTGAVPPELGQEIRRKCIELGFYACNFPEEIGGAGLDHATFTLVERELGRGSMGLTVFFGRPSGILMACEGEQRERYLLPAVRGEKIDALAITEPDAGSDMRGMKCAARQDGDDFILNGTKHFISHADVADFVIVFAATGEEETAKGTKKKITAFLVDRGTPGFEILKGYDSVSHRGYHNVILSFTDCRLPKSQVLGEVHRGFDIANEWLYGTRLTVAASCVGRARRVFDLALPYAAERKQFGRPIGANQGVSFKLADMITEIDAADLLTLSAAWRLDAGLPANREIASAKLYASEMLARVTDEAIQIFGGMGLMDDLPLARFWRDARVERIWDGTSEIQRHIISRDLLRPFGA